The following coding sequences are from one Alosa alosa isolate M-15738 ecotype Scorff River chromosome 3, AALO_Geno_1.1, whole genome shotgun sequence window:
- the nemp2 gene encoding nuclear envelope integral membrane protein 2 — protein sequence MKSVGSLLVFVLWAFIFWSNVESRDGYSYADCTYLKENEDTTQYGRRCFCYNSGRGIKWKDIWSTFQVRVTDKNNEVEVVYPMETRNCHNPDDLLTAAKCTVEYYWPPAVEQGKTLDIPLVEEDVCFMVKSPRASTEYTLHVSGKRLNKMRFGLFIGGLLLFYLAGSICRSSVFYYTTGVTFGIISILLLLLFVMKNFIPKKGVFLAVFGASTGVSYLGFQKVMVAWEDITKNYWRETLGYLAVTGLISFALCYKRGPITCERTLTLMTWCVQSAAMTMLWAGISYPPAAYTLMGALMSLKLLPVVATILIGICRLIWNLLCSFLGLFRRRRQPVTRFLTEEEYREQGEVHTRASLEQLRESCRTPGFPAWDTVLKLSNPQRFADFLRSGAHVNASEQDKHERHYGVGGAYYENVLFSGSRSWGLHHGDGDGDDLNGGGSGGGDDFSEDELEPYARAPPTPVPTPSPTLPSFPVYTPPPPTPALFCPYPPAPAPALYPPLPMDVEEEEEDLF from the exons ATGAAAAGTGTGGGCTCTTTGCTAGTTTTTGTTTTATGGGCTTTCATTTTCTGGTCCAACGTAGAAAGTAGGGATGGATACTCGTATGCAG ATTGTACGTATCTGAAAGAAAATGAAGATACAACCCAGTATGGACGTCGATGTTTTTGTTATAACTCTGGTAGAGGGATAAAATGGAAAGACATATGGTCCACGTTTCAG GTCCGCGTAACAGACAAAAATAATGAGGTTGAAGTTGTGTACCCAATGGAGACGAGGAATTGTCACAACCCCGACGACCTTCTCACGGCGGCCAAGTGCACAGTGGAGTACTACTGGCCGCCCGCAGTGGAGCAAGGCAAGACCCTGGACATACCTCTGGTGGAGGAGGATGTCTGCTTCATGGTCAAGAGCCCTAGAGCCAGCACAGAGTACACACTCCATGTGTCTGGGAAAA GACTGAATAAGATGCGGTTTGGTCTCTTCATTGGTGGATTGCTCTTGTTCTACTTGGCTGGAAGTATTTGCAG GAGCTCTGTCTTCTATTACACTACTGGAGTTACGTTTGGCATCATCTCCATTTTATTGTTGCTGCTTTTCGTCATGAAAAACTTCATTCCAAAA AAAGGTGTCTTCCTAGCGGTTTTTGGTGCCAGCACCGGTGTTTCCTACCTGGGGTTTCAAAAAGTGATGGTGGCGTGGGAGGACATCACAAAGAACTACTGGCGAGAGACGCTGG GCTACCTGGCTGTAACAGGTCTCATCAGCTTTGCGCTGTGCTACAAGCGCGGCCCCATCACCTGTGAGCGAACTCTGACCCTGATGACCTGGTGCGTGCAAAGCGCCGCCATGACCATGCTGTGGGCGGGCATCTCTTACCCACCAGCGGCCTACACCCTGATGGGGGCGCTGATGAGCCTCAAGCTGTTGCCAGTGGTGGCTACCATTCTGATCGGCATCTGCAG GTTGATTTGGAACCTCCTCTGCTCTTTCCTGGGCCTGTTCCGGCGCCGGCGCCAGCCAGTGACCCGGTTCCTGACGGAGGAGGAGTACCGAGAACAGGGGGAGGTCCACACTCGTGCCTCCCTAGAACAGCTGAGGGAATCCTGCAGAACCCCAGGGTTCCCTGCTTGGGACACGGTTCTCAAGCTCAGCAATCCACAGAG GTTTGCGGACTTCCTGCGCAGCGGTGCCCACGTGAACGCGTCAGAACAGGATAAGCACGAGCGCCACTACGGCGTGGGCGGAGCCTACTACGAGAACGTACTCTTCAGTGGCAGTCGCAGCTGGGGCCTGCACCATGGCGACGGCGATGGCGATGACCTGAACGGCGGCGGCAGTGGTGGTGGAGACGACTTCAGTGAGGACGAGTTGGAGCCGTACGCCAGGGCGCCCCCGACCCCCGTCCCCACCCCGAGCCCCACCCTGCCCAGCTTCCCTGTCTacacaccccctccacccacccccgcTCTGTTCTGCCCCTACCCCCCTGCCCCAGCCCCCGCCCTCTACCCCCCACTCCCCATGGatgtagaggaagaggaggaagacctCTTTTGA